A window from Esox lucius isolate fEsoLuc1 chromosome 16, fEsoLuc1.pri, whole genome shotgun sequence encodes these proteins:
- the slc40a1 gene encoding solute carrier family 40 member 1 isoform X1, giving the protein MDSAESKKRCCAESFQDLFTSPKFLIYLGHALSTWGDRMWNFAVAVFLVGLYGNSLLLTAVYGLVVAGSVLLLGAIIGDWVDKNPRLKVAQTSLVVQNCAVIVCGILLMVVFQFKEQLDELYNGWVLTCCYILVISIANIANLASTAMSITIQRDWVVVVAGQDSSKLADMNATVRIIDQLTNILAPMLVGQIMAFGSNFIGCGFIAGWNLCSMCLEYGLLWKVYQKTPALAVKTVKKDEDQELKQLNSPKELENGQGPVEGSQLMNETAVVKAELAKKTGCCYQMMEPLRTIRNGWVAYYNQSIFFAGMALAFLYMTVLGFDCITTGYAYTQGLNGSVLSLLMGASAVSGICGTVAFTWVRKKCGLIRTGFISGVVQLSCLLLCVASVFAPGSPFDLSVSPFQDIYSHLIGDSSLPEADHPASLLNIDAQGLLVNISTVPPAEEMPPLQSYLSVSLLFSGVIAARLGLWAFDLTVTQLIQENVIESERGVINGVQNSMNYLLDLLHFIMVILAPNPEAFGLLVILSVSFVAMGHIMYFRFAFKSLGRRLFLCCSPEQKAQDLPAAPSSLPTIV; this is encoded by the exons ATGGATAGCGCCGAATCTAAGAAACGTTGTTGCG CAGAATCTTTTCAAGACTTATTCACATCGCCCAAGTTCCTTATTTACCTGGGACATGCACTTTCAACATGG GGTGATCGTATGTGGAACTTCGCAGTAGCCGTATTTCTGGTGGGGTTGTATGGCAACAGCCTCCTGCTCACGGCCGTGTACGGACTGGTGGTGGCTGGGTCAGTGCTTCTGCTCGGGGCCATTATCGGCGACTGGGTGGACAAAAACCCCAGACTCAAAG TGGCCCAGACTTCGTTGGTTGTCCAGAACTGTGCTGTCATAGTGTGTGGAATCCTCTTGATGGTGGTTTTCCAGTTCAAAGAACAGCTTGATGAGTTATACAATGGTTGGGTTCTG ACTTGCTGCTACATCTTGGTGATCTCCATAGCCAACATTGCTAACTTGGCCAGTACTGCTATGTCCATCACCATCCAGAGAGACTGGGTAGTGGTTGTGGCTGGACAGGACAGCAGCAAGCTGGCAG ACATGAATGCCACTGTGCGAATTATCGACCAGCTGACCAACATCCTGGCCCCCATGCTGGTGGGACAGATCATGGCATTTGGCTCCAACTTTATTGGATGTGGCTTCATAGCAGGCTGGAACCTGTGCTCCATGTGCCTGGAGTATGGTCTGTTGTGGAAAGTCTATCAGAAAACTCCAGCACTggcagtgaagacagtcaaGAAAGACGAGGACCAGGAACTGAAACAACTTAACTCCCCAAAAG AGCTGGAGAATGGACAGGGTCCAGTTGAGGGCTCCCAGCTCATGAACGAGACTGCTGTTGTTAAGGCTGAATTGGCCAAGAAAACTGGCTGCTGTTATCAGATGATGGAACCCCTGCGCACCATCCGCAATGGCTGGGTTGCTTACTACAACCAGTCCATCTTCTTTGCTGGCATGGCACTGGCCTTCCTCTACATGACAGTGCTGGGCTTTGACTGCATCACAACAGGCTATGCCTATACCCAGGGACTCAATGGCTCTGTGCTCAGCCTGTTGATGGGTGCCTCTGCCGTATCGGGTATCTGCGGCACCGTGGCCTTCACCTGGGTTCGCAAGAAATGTGGCCTGATCCGCACTGGCTTCATCTCGGGCGTGGTACAGCTGTCCTGCCTCTTACTTTGTGTGGCATCCGTTTTCGCCCCAGGCAGCCCCTTCGACCTCAGTGTCTCACCCTTCCAGGACATTTACAGCCACCTTATTGGGGATAGCTCCCTCCCGGAAGCCGACCACCCGGCTAGTTTGCTGAACATTGATGCTCAGGGTCTGCTGGTAAACATTTCAACGGTGCCTCCTGCTGAGGAAATGCCACCACTACAGTCCTACCTGTCAGTCAGCCTGCTGTTTTCTGGGGTCATTGCTGCTAGACTTG gtctttgggccTTTGACTTAACTGTGACCCAGCTCATCCAAGAGAATGTAATTGAGTCGGAGAGGGGGGTGATCAACGGTGTCCAGAACTCCATGAACTACCTCCTGGACCTTCTGCACTTCATCATGGTGATTCTGGCGCCCAACCCGGAGGCTTTTGGCCTACTCGTCATCCTCTCCGTCTCCTTCGTGGCCATGGGCCATATCATGTACTTCAGGTTTGCCTTCAAGAGCCTTGGACGGCGCCTTTTCCTCTGCTGCTCACCAGAGCAGAAGGCCCAGGACCTCCCAGCTGCTCCCTCCTCACTTCCCACCATTGTGTAA
- the slc40a1 gene encoding solute carrier family 40 member 1 isoform X2, translating into MDSAESKKRCCESFQDLFTSPKFLIYLGHALSTWGDRMWNFAVAVFLVGLYGNSLLLTAVYGLVVAGSVLLLGAIIGDWVDKNPRLKVAQTSLVVQNCAVIVCGILLMVVFQFKEQLDELYNGWVLTCCYILVISIANIANLASTAMSITIQRDWVVVVAGQDSSKLADMNATVRIIDQLTNILAPMLVGQIMAFGSNFIGCGFIAGWNLCSMCLEYGLLWKVYQKTPALAVKTVKKDEDQELKQLNSPKELENGQGPVEGSQLMNETAVVKAELAKKTGCCYQMMEPLRTIRNGWVAYYNQSIFFAGMALAFLYMTVLGFDCITTGYAYTQGLNGSVLSLLMGASAVSGICGTVAFTWVRKKCGLIRTGFISGVVQLSCLLLCVASVFAPGSPFDLSVSPFQDIYSHLIGDSSLPEADHPASLLNIDAQGLLVNISTVPPAEEMPPLQSYLSVSLLFSGVIAARLGLWAFDLTVTQLIQENVIESERGVINGVQNSMNYLLDLLHFIMVILAPNPEAFGLLVILSVSFVAMGHIMYFRFAFKSLGRRLFLCCSPEQKAQDLPAAPSSLPTIV; encoded by the exons ATGGATAGCGCCGAATCTAAGAAACGTTGTTGCG AATCTTTTCAAGACTTATTCACATCGCCCAAGTTCCTTATTTACCTGGGACATGCACTTTCAACATGG GGTGATCGTATGTGGAACTTCGCAGTAGCCGTATTTCTGGTGGGGTTGTATGGCAACAGCCTCCTGCTCACGGCCGTGTACGGACTGGTGGTGGCTGGGTCAGTGCTTCTGCTCGGGGCCATTATCGGCGACTGGGTGGACAAAAACCCCAGACTCAAAG TGGCCCAGACTTCGTTGGTTGTCCAGAACTGTGCTGTCATAGTGTGTGGAATCCTCTTGATGGTGGTTTTCCAGTTCAAAGAACAGCTTGATGAGTTATACAATGGTTGGGTTCTG ACTTGCTGCTACATCTTGGTGATCTCCATAGCCAACATTGCTAACTTGGCCAGTACTGCTATGTCCATCACCATCCAGAGAGACTGGGTAGTGGTTGTGGCTGGACAGGACAGCAGCAAGCTGGCAG ACATGAATGCCACTGTGCGAATTATCGACCAGCTGACCAACATCCTGGCCCCCATGCTGGTGGGACAGATCATGGCATTTGGCTCCAACTTTATTGGATGTGGCTTCATAGCAGGCTGGAACCTGTGCTCCATGTGCCTGGAGTATGGTCTGTTGTGGAAAGTCTATCAGAAAACTCCAGCACTggcagtgaagacagtcaaGAAAGACGAGGACCAGGAACTGAAACAACTTAACTCCCCAAAAG AGCTGGAGAATGGACAGGGTCCAGTTGAGGGCTCCCAGCTCATGAACGAGACTGCTGTTGTTAAGGCTGAATTGGCCAAGAAAACTGGCTGCTGTTATCAGATGATGGAACCCCTGCGCACCATCCGCAATGGCTGGGTTGCTTACTACAACCAGTCCATCTTCTTTGCTGGCATGGCACTGGCCTTCCTCTACATGACAGTGCTGGGCTTTGACTGCATCACAACAGGCTATGCCTATACCCAGGGACTCAATGGCTCTGTGCTCAGCCTGTTGATGGGTGCCTCTGCCGTATCGGGTATCTGCGGCACCGTGGCCTTCACCTGGGTTCGCAAGAAATGTGGCCTGATCCGCACTGGCTTCATCTCGGGCGTGGTACAGCTGTCCTGCCTCTTACTTTGTGTGGCATCCGTTTTCGCCCCAGGCAGCCCCTTCGACCTCAGTGTCTCACCCTTCCAGGACATTTACAGCCACCTTATTGGGGATAGCTCCCTCCCGGAAGCCGACCACCCGGCTAGTTTGCTGAACATTGATGCTCAGGGTCTGCTGGTAAACATTTCAACGGTGCCTCCTGCTGAGGAAATGCCACCACTACAGTCCTACCTGTCAGTCAGCCTGCTGTTTTCTGGGGTCATTGCTGCTAGACTTG gtctttgggccTTTGACTTAACTGTGACCCAGCTCATCCAAGAGAATGTAATTGAGTCGGAGAGGGGGGTGATCAACGGTGTCCAGAACTCCATGAACTACCTCCTGGACCTTCTGCACTTCATCATGGTGATTCTGGCGCCCAACCCGGAGGCTTTTGGCCTACTCGTCATCCTCTCCGTCTCCTTCGTGGCCATGGGCCATATCATGTACTTCAGGTTTGCCTTCAAGAGCCTTGGACGGCGCCTTTTCCTCTGCTGCTCACCAGAGCAGAAGGCCCAGGACCTCCCAGCTGCTCCCTCCTCACTTCCCACCATTGTGTAA
- the asnsd1 gene encoding asparagine synthetase domain-containing protein 1, translated as MCGISCVLSLSPSQLVLDKNIHKNLRKRGPNYSENITKTASSPYYQCLFSAHVLHMRGCLTPQPAQDSNGNVLMWNGEVFSGLTVRLDENDTDVLCYHFSAYNSPTDILSVLANIRGPWAFIYYQQTGPYLWFGRDFFGRRSLLWHYDTEKKTFTLTSVAACLAAHSQWQEVPAVGVYRIDLRAFAESGSLTFEVYPWIHAGESLSSVSHKSKWEAIPNNTSAVMNISGLSLTSPVCPMNMSIPLLSKDVEHSKISQASVEELEVLLESGRRKIVVNSLINVLSEAVRRRVQCLPFDTQIPSPPKSNEAAIAILFSGGIDSMVLAALADRHIPSDKPIDLLNVAFKLPEPKIQESAKKGRKQKAKSADSQTDVADSLEYSPFNVPDRITGRAGLQELIVLNPERRWNFVEINVTQKELHEMRQKHICHLVHPLDTVLDDSIGCAVWFAARGIGLIAEGNGKRGFTSSAKVVLTGIGADEQLAGYSRHRVRFKTSGHEGLVQELAMELDRISTRNLGRDDRIIGDHGKEARFPYLDEDVVCFLNSLPVAEKADLSLSRGVGEKLILRLVAKQLGLGASALLPKRAMQFGSRIAKMENSHEKASDKCTRLLTT; from the exons ATGTGTGGCATTTCTTGTGTGCTAAGCTTGTCCCCCTCCCAGCTTGTGTTGGACAAGAACATACATAAAAACCTGAGGAAAAGAGGTCCAAACTATAGTGAGAATATCACAAAAACAGCCTCAAGTCCCTACTACCAGTGTCTGTTCTCAGCTCATGTACTTCACATGAGGGGTTGCCTTACCCCTCAGCCAGCACAAGACAGTAATGGAAATGTCCTGATGTGGAATGGGGAGGTTTTTAGCGGGCTGACTGTTAGGCTGGATGAGAATGACACTGATGTTCTTTGCTACCACTTCTCAGCCTACAACagccccacagatattctgtcTGTCTTAGCCAACATTCGAGGGCCCTGGGCATTTATATACTACCAACAGACTGGACCCTACCTCTGGTTTGGAAGAGACTTCTTTGGCCGGAGAAGTCTGCTCTGGCATTACGACACTGAGAAGAAGACTTTTACACTGACGTCGGTGGCTGCCTGTCTTGCTGCACATTCACAGTGGCAAGAGGTTCCAGCAGTTGGTGTTTACAGGATTGACCTTAGGGCATTTGCCGAGTCAGGCTCTTTGACTTTTGAAGTTTATCCATGGATTCACGCTGGTGAGAGTCTTTCATCTGTTAGTCACAAATCTAAGTGGGAGGCTATCCCcaataacacctcagcagtgatGAACATTTCAGGTCTTTCCCTCACCTCACCTGTGTGTCCTATGAACATGTCAATCCCTCTGTTGTCAAAGGATGTAGAACATAGTAAAATCTCACAGGCCTCAGTTGAAGAACTGGAAGTGTTGCTTGAGTCTGGTAGGAGAAAGATTGTGGTGAACAGTCTAATTAATGTTCTCAGCGAGGCAGTACGGAGGCGGGTGCAATGTCTTCCCTTTGATACACAGATACCCTCCCCACCAAAAAGCAATGAGGCAGCCATTGCTATCCTTTTCTCTGGAGGGATTGATTCAATGGTCTTGGCTGCCCTTGCTGACCGCCATATCCCAAGCGACAAACCTATTGACCTTCTAAATGTGGCATTTAAACTGCCAGAACCAAAGATTCAAGAGTCTGCCAAGAAAGGCAGAAAACAAAAAGCCAAGTCTGCCGATTCCCAAACCGATGTTGCTGATTCCCTTGAGTATAGCCCCTTCAACGTTCCAGACAGGATCACTGGCAGAGCAGGCCTGCAGGAACTCATTGTGTTGAATCCAGAGAGAAGATGGAATTTTGTTGAAATTAATGTCACTCAAAAGGAGCTGCACGAAATGCGCCAGAAGCACATCTGTCATCTGGTGCATCCGTTGGATACCGTGTTGGATGACAGCATTGGATGTGCTGTGTGGTTTGCTGCAAGAGGTATTGGCCTCATTGCAGAAGGCAACGGCAAGAGAGGGTTCACTTCATCTGCAAAG GTGGTATTGACAGGCATTGGAGCCGATGAGCAACTAGCAGGTTACTCCAGACATAGAGTGCGCTTTAAGACCTCTGGGCATGAGGGTTTGGTCCAAGAACTGGCCATGGAGTTAGACAGAATCTCCACACGGAACCTGGGTCGAGATGACCGAATCATAGGGGACCATGGAAAGGAGGCTAG ATTTCCCTATTTGGATGAGGATGTGGTGTGTTTCCTGAATTCCTTACCAGTGGCAGAGAAGGCAGATTTGTCCCTATCTCGAGGTGTAGGGGAGAAACTGATATTGAGGCTGGTGGCCAAGCAGCTTGGCTTGGGGGCCTCTGCCCTACTGCCCAAGAGAGCAATGCAGTTTGGTTCCCGCATCGCAAAGATGGAAAACAGCCATGAGAAAGCCTCGGACAAGTGTACGAGACTCCTCACAACTTAA